Below is a genomic region from Aurantimonas sp. HBX-1.
CCTGGTTGACGCCTTCGCAGCTGAACTCGATGACGCCCCAGCCGGGACGGCTCGCCGATTTCCGCTTCGCCGTGACGTGCTGGGAGAAGGTCACTGTGTCGCCCGTATAGACCGGCTTCAGCCAGCGCAGGTTCTTCAGGCCGGGGGAGGGACCGACCTTGGGGACGGGATTGCCTGCCGCAACGAATTCGCGGACCCGGGCAGTCTGGCTGTCCACATTGAGCCGCATCCAGACGGCGGTGGTGTGCCAGCCGGAGGCGCAGAGCCCGCCGAGGACCGAGGCGCGCGCGGCTTCCTCGTCGAGATGGAAAGGCTGCGGGTCGTATTTGGCGGCGAAGCGCTTGATGTCGGCGGCGTCGAAACGGTGCGAGCCGATCTCGACCCGCTCGCCGATGGTGATGGTGTCCCAGTAGCTCATGCCGCCACCCCGTCGCGGGTGAGCAGCAGCAGCGTGTATTCGCTCTCCAGCACCGGCTCGTCCCGCTGGTTGCGCAGCACCGTGACGATCTTCGCCAGCCCCAGCGTCGGGCGCTTGGCCGAAAGCCGCCGCGACTGTACCTGCGCCGTGCCGGTCAGCACATCGCCCGGCCGGACCGG
It encodes:
- a CDS encoding MaoC family dehydratase, whose amino-acid sequence is MSYWDTITIGERVEIGSHRFDAADIKRFAAKYDPQPFHLDEEAARASVLGGLCASGWHTTAVWMRLNVDSQTARVREFVAAGNPVPKVGPSPGLKNLRWLKPVYTGDTVTFSQHVTAKRKSASRPGWGVIEFSCEGVNQAGERVFSFDAAAFYGTD